DNA sequence from the Acanthopagrus latus isolate v.2019 chromosome 15, fAcaLat1.1, whole genome shotgun sequence genome:
ccttttgttttgcagaaacatgaatGCTTCCTCTTCAAGTTAGAACTCATAACAGTAgaacatctgtttgtgttgatcaCATTCTTGTGCTCTGCCCGGCAGCATCACGCCCATCTTCACCTTGTCCAGTGTGTCTGGAGAGAGTCTAGACTTGCTGAAGGTCTTCTTCAACATCATCCCCCCTCTTAGCAACAGCAAGGCACAGGAGGAGCTTATGCAACAGCTAACCGAATTTCAGGTTAGTCTGAGATATAGCAGCTGGCCGAAATATACACAATATTTAATTTGCAGTTTAAATACCTACAAATGGTTTTgatgtgactgacagcagtgtACGTCTTCACAGGTTGATGAGATCTACACAGTGCCAGAGGTGGGGACTGTCGTGGGAGGCACTCTGTACAGGTCAGTGTGCTGAAATGCTTGAATCCTGTTCCTGCGTTCCACTTGCTTTCTTTGTCTAGCATGGACATCGCGTCTGACCCACGATATTCTTTGATTGTGCAGTGGTATTTGCCGTGAGGGAGATCATCTTGTGGTAGGGCCCACAGACTCTGGCCAGTTCCACAAGTTGACCATCGGGAGCATCCAAAGGAATCGTTCGGCATGCAGGGTCCTCAGGGCAGGCCAGGCTGCCACACTCGCCCTGGGTAACTTTGATCGCTCATTACTACGCAAGGTGACACAAAACTTTTGAATCCTTTTCTCTGTATTGTTTAGggctgcagcattttgttttttcattattgattaatctgataATTATATTCACGATTTATGGATTAACTGTTCAATCTATACAATGTCAAAAACTTGTGAAAATGCTTATCACAGTTTCTCAGAGCCCAAAATGATGTCTTTAAATTTaatcttcatttactatcataaatgataaacacaagcatttttttttttttagatcagcTAATTGATTAGTTGACTAATCGTGGCAGCTCTGATACTGTCCATCCCAgtataagtgtgtgtttctcatatttttatcaaaataaatgacaatgatGATCATCTGTTTTCCAATTGCAGGGGATGGTGATGGTGAGTCCGGAGATGGACCCTACCATCTGCTGGATGTTTGAGGCTGAGATTGTACTGCTTTTCCATGCCAAGACCTTCCACAAGGGCTTCCAGGTTACTGTGCACATTGGCAATGTGAGACAGACCGCCACTGTGGAAGCTGTGCACGGCAAGGTGAGTCCAATTACTGAGCAGCAATTGGTCTTGTCTGACTATTATTACATTTGGTTATTCTTAATGCTTTCTCTTTATACATCCTCTTCTTATGATACATCACTGTACTACAGGAAGAGCTGAGGACAGGTGAGAAAGCAGTGGTCCTCTTTAAGTTCATCAAGCACCCTGAATACCTGAAGGTAGGAGCGAAGGTGCTCTTCAGAGAGGGCGTGACCAAAGGAATCGGCCACGTCACTAAGTTGCAACCCATCGCCCAGTACCTGCCATCCCAAAGCGAGGATGACGAAGCCTAAAGCTTTCTCTGAGATCCACAACAGAAAACACCGGCCCACCCAAAAACAAGGTGCTTCATAAAGAACCTCCAAAGGCCACTCAGCCCTGTTCACTGCGCAGTAACTCCCTTTCACatgatttgaatgttttataacCTTTTCCTGCAGCCTTGCTGTCACCTCATTTGTCTTCTTCAGCCTTTAACATAACCGctgatatttttgtctgttttccgGTGTTAATGTGTAAAGTTGTGTTTCTATTCACGCCACTGCTAAGAAGAGACACCTCTTTAACAACTTAGCGCTACCAAAGTAATAGAATGTCAGGAAAACGTTGTCGCGATGCACAGATCAGCAAGTGGCAACTAAGCAATTGCTTTCCCTACACCCACATTGAGGTGCTACTTACACAGTTTACACCTAAATGCACTCCTGACACACACTTGCACTGAAACATAATGGCAGTTTTGATATACCTTTGGCAGATAATCGTTTACAAGCTCATGACTTACAAGTATGAGATGTGTGGACATGAAGGTGTAACCTCTATCAACCATGTCATTGTTGTCATCGGCCCACGGCAGCTTATCTGTGTTACAAGCACTGTGCCTGACAGATAAGGACAAGCCTCTGATCTCACTGTATTTGAATACTCCAGGCCTtgtttgcatgtaaacatattttactAAACAAAACTCTTTCCTTATGTTTCAGCCTCGCATTCACATGCAAACTGTGGTAACTGTGGTAGGTCagtaaaatagatttttttttttttttaaaacatccttGAAAGTGCAAAGTTTTAAGAATTCCAGTTTTCTGCATACCCTTCTAAACATCAGCAACAGCAATGGCTGCCTACTGGTTGGTTTCGTTTGGTTTCCACATCCAGGCAGTGTGCCAGAAAGGTGTTCAACAGTATTCTCGTTTGAGATTTTGAAATGGGTTTTGCATTCTCATGTTCGTTCAgatattttgtaaaatgaaagttttgtgGACAGGATTTTGgtgaaaggaggggaaaaatgtgttttaaaaagtatgCTTACATGTGAAAACAAGGCCTAAAATCTGACCTTTTATGGATCGCGTGAGATCATCATGAAAGCACTGAACTACTATTGTAGGCCTCAGACAAAGCTTATAGGTCGTACATAAGCTAAACCATCTTAAAGCTATATTGCTGCACTTTATGAAGGTAAGGCAAAGCATTAATTAGCAAGGTATGCAAAGCTTGAACTTGACGTGGTTTATTTGTCAGCCTGCCAAGATGAATCGCACTGGCAATCACATATTAACTGGTTTTGTTGAGTATGTCTGTGagaattgttatttttattcacaAATAATGCCTCACGTTAGTGCAGTGAGATGGTAATGATCTCGCTGCCTATCTTTCAAGTGCTTTAGTTACTCAGGTCAGTGTAGATAATGTATTAGACAGCATTCCACTCTCACAGAAGTACTTTGTTGGAGATTTCTGTCGCTTACtttgggggagggagggaggtctTCTGGGGGGTCTTCCCAAGATTCTGTAGTATGTGAAGCTGCCTACAGATGCAGCTTTGTTTCAAAGCAATTATGTTCGAGGTACATGTCGTCTCCTCACTCAAGTTACTGATGTCACTAACTTTTAAAGGGGTTTAACACAGTGCCTGATGGAACTACTGTTTGAGTAGTTTACCATTGCACCCCAAAGTTTTAAAACTtagtaaaaacatttataaagttgGTGCTACTCCTTTAAACAGCTTTTGATATTTAGAAGAAGACTTTGAAAATGAGTGTTAATTGCTACTCTGTTGGAGGCTGCTGTTTGCCTTGTTATCTGTTTTAGTATAGCATGTTGATGTGACTTATACACAAGATTGTCCCAGTAACATCAACGATACACAGCTGACATGTGTGCCCTGTTTTGTTGCACCCATGTTGTTCTTATGCACAGTTTATGTGAACTCGAAGAACGCCTTTCAACCAAACTATTTTATAGCTTTTATGAAGAGTTTTAtcaggtgtttgttttaatgcatcTGAGATGTATTTTATAGATTTCTAGTAGTTTTAGATTTTACAgttcattcaacattttttcactgttttcgCAGTCTTCTTTATGACGCCAAAACGTCTTCACTTTTCTGAAATCACCtgtaagtttttcttttaatcaagaTTGTAATATTTTGATCATTATTTGGGTGAAATGCAATATTTATGTACAGATCCAATTTGTGTATCATGAtgcacatgaataaaactttaataatcTCTATAGTGGGCCTCTTATTTTGTTATCTTTTATATTGCTGTGTTTTCCACCGTGTCATCATACACCCAGCTTTTTATCTACAGGATCACATGTCGCAGAGCCATGACTGGCTTCACAAAACTCAATTTAAAAGGCTTGGTTTCACTTTCCTGGCAGTGCTCCTCCTGGTATGCTCCCTCTGCTGATGCAAGACAGCGCAAGGGTAACTTCCTCATTGAGCGATCTGTCGGTGCACCACACAACAATATGTTCACCACTGAAGACAAAGGAGAACAACATTTACCCTTTTTTTAGCCCTTGAATTGACAAGAACACTTCCtattaagattttaaaaaaggcttcCTGTTGACTATACAACTGACTGCTGACATCTGCTGGCATGTCAGAAGACTACAACACGTCAACTGttataaatgtgatgtaaaaagTACGTTTAATATACTCTGCTTTACAAAGATATGGCTTTACATTTTTGCCTTTCCCTTCAtattaaaaagcaaacaagacaaaaaagacactttatgtaatatttacacattcttataataataataacaaagcacaataacattgatcatttgGACATCATTAAaaatttgtgtttaaaaaatgcGGTTTCTTAAACAGTTCTTCAGCGCCtcttaaaaaaagaatccaGAGTGCCGGTGTTTCCCCCCTGGGAGCGAGGTCTTTTTGACTGGGGTCCTGACTGGCCTCTTGGTTTTGTCTTGCCCCTGGAGGACTGAGCTGTGCCATCTGCTCCCACTCTCAGAGGAGTTAGAGATGAAGAGGACATGGTGGATGAAGAGGCAGAGATGTTTGCTGAACCTGTTGATGAGGAGAGTGACTTCTGGAGGTCCTGGGCAAAGTGATAGTCATTGTGTTCAGGCATGTCCCAGACGGCCACCTCCTGGCCACAGCGTTCACAGTTCAACAGGTCTTCTCTGGCCACACTGGGAGGATGGTGGTTTCGATCTGGATCAGTGTCCGGTTCATTCTCTGACTTTTCATACAGTGACTGGTGTGATGTTGGCTCGGACACAGCCGCCACAGTGTCTTCAGAGTCTTCTTCATTTAAAGGTCCAGGCTTGTTCGATGTGGAGACTGAGGCCTCTAAGCTTCTTTCAAGGCTCTTCttgtgaaagaaagaggaaatgccAGAATGGGGACTCGCTGAAGCATTTTTAGAGTGGGAAATAACTGGAAGGGAAGATTCAGGGTAATTGGTATCTGTCTCCAGCTGAGtatcagcagcagaggagaaagataaGAGACTTCCTGTGGAGCCAGcaccatcatcctcctcatcttttGTACacctctgtctttgtttctctgctgccttTTGAAAGAAGGACTGGATGGTGCCAGGTTGTTTGCATGTCGAGTCTTTTTTCAATTCAGTGGGTGGCTGGGTGGGGGACTGAGTGGTGGAGCTAACACTCTGCGTtgaagtgacatcactggaaagAAAGCCAGTGATTCCCCCTGCAGATGGAGCGTCACTGAACTTGCTAGCTGACAGGTGTAGCAGCGTGAGGGGTGGAGTCCTGGGGACAAGGATGTAAGACAGTGTTATAGCCCACACAGGATTACTCCAACTGCTGACTTTAAATATTTTACCATGTTGTTTAGTTGTAAATACCATGCTGCCTGCTGGTTTCCTGCCGTGTTGAGGCTCTTGATGATGGCGAAGCTGTCACTGGATAGTTTGGTCGCCTCATAGCGCACTAAAGCACAACAGCGAGAGAAGCTGCTCGGCCTCTTGTCCCCGAGCTGACGTACACCAACTGTCAACAACTTAGCCACTCGACCGTTCTGTCAGATGGTTAGAAATGATAGGCACTGGTGTGAAACCCTGTCATATTTATAGAACATCAATGTGAAAGCCAGTCAAGGGAATAGGTGCTACTGctaacaataacaaataaaaacatactcaataattaaataataattacataACCTAACATCACGTTTTCTCACCGCTTCTCTGTCCTTGGTCAGCCTCTCCTCTAGCTCGAGGGCCAGCTGATGAAGCCAATACTGTACCTACACAAAGTGTGTTAcaattcacatgaaaacaatctTCAAAAATGTGTAATGCCATCTTCCTTATGCATCTAGATGGACTGAAAAAGATGAAATTTTGAGACGATGTAGTTGTGGTCTCAAAGTTTCATCAGTTTCAGTCCGAGACCAATAATTAAAGAGGCTGAAGGGTTTTACCTGCTCTTTCGTAGCCAGCGATGTCTTCCCAGGGAAGTTTTTACTGCAGCCTATGGACTTAGGAAGCTGTCTGGGCTTCACTGCTTCAAACTCAATCCCTCGACATAAGTCATACAGCCACTGGCTGCAAAGCAGAGAGATACATTTGTAATCAAGTATGAATAACATAATCAGTGTTGAAGTCCTGTTCGTTTCTGGAGCAAATTTATCAAACAGAGTTGTCCAGTAGGAGAAAAACTTTGCCCCGAGCCAGTTTAGTTTCATAATGCTTTCATGTATGGTTTTAGACCAGAGACATCAGGGGATGTACAACAGTTAAATAAATCAGGATGGCCATGTAATGACTAGTTCAAAGGTTTTATAAATCAAAAGTCCATTACGATTACAGTGGCAATGCAAAAACCACGCAAGAGTTCTGTTCACCAGTCATCTTATGACacttcaaacttttaaaaagcaataCCTTGCTCATCTTACCCTGTCTTTTCTCCAAAGTGCTGTCCCAGTTGGGCCTGAGAGAAACGAGTCAGATCTCCCATGTTCTGTACTCCCAGAGTTTCTGTAATGGAGGCTCCCATCTTACCCCCCAGGTTACGGCTGCACAGGTATACACGAGCCACACAAGAGTACAGTGTATTGTTAGTCATATTCTACCTTTATTCCCAGAATATGAGTGTAATTTGtaatgaattatttatgtaGAAGTGTTTTGAACTCACATCTTGCCGATGGGTAGAGAGTTGAAAAGTTCTGTCACAGAGTCCAAAGGAAGAATGGTTTGCCGGTTGGGTTTGTTCAGACCGCAGGCAAGTTTGGCCAATACCTGAAAAAAGTAGACAGTAAACTGTCAACATGGCCAAGACAAACAATGTTCTATAAAGTTTTGCACGAGCATTACATTTATAAAGAACAAAGCGAAAGATGTTTATCTACTTTGTTGTGTGATATTCCGGCTGAACAGCGGAAgcctgtgtgtttctccacagCTGCCCTCATTTCCTCCACAATGAGTGCACCCATAGTTAGCTGCAGTTCAGCAGAGCTCTGCTCCCCTAGTAAAGAGTCAGGTAACGATTCCAGCCACTGCTGGAGACCTCTGGACCTCTGTTCCTCTGAGGACAAACATCACACTATTAGGAAGACACATCCTATCCTACATCCTAAGCATCACTTCCTGAGCAACACACTTCCCGCCAATGATTTGAGTTATCGATTAGTCACTTTAGGTTTGGTTACAATACCTTTGTCCAACGCAGCATCTTGTGCAGGGTCCTGTTCAGGTGAGCTTTGTGGGTACCCCTGGACGTAGGTTGTCCTCAGCAGGCGAGGATCAATTTGTTTGTCGGCCACGCTTTTGAGCCGCTGCTGAACTGCCGCCGTCAGATCCATGTAGGCCTCATCAATGCTGGCTCTCTCAATCACAGCAAAGCGAGACATCACCTCAATCACCTCCACACTGGCCTCCCTGTAACTACACAACAGTGAGCAGGTTATCGTACAGCCGGTCAGAGGAGTGGAGATATCTAACAGCACGTTTACTATGCAAccaaagagagaaacatttcattACACGACCCCAGGAAGTGTGGAGGTACATGAACATCCCTTACTGTGTCAGGTCTGCTTTGCCATGGGACTCACGCACTCGTGCCACCTGGAGATCTGAGCATTTTGCCTTTGCATCGTCCACCCACATGTTCCTGGTGACACCATGGGCTCTGGCCTCGTAGCTCACAGCTATGATACTAACAGAGGATGATATTTAGTTAAAAACCAAAGTTAACAAACAGTAAGAACATATCAATTGTACAGTCCGGGGGTGGGAAGGCGGGTGAGTTTCCAACAAAGAGACAGCAATTTAAATGGTAAGCACAACTGAGCAGGCCAGATGTCAGGCACCGCAGGAAGATCAAGGAGGCCTTTCACATCCTTCAACGGAAAGTTTCAGTATTAGGTCATTTGAATGCTGTGAAAAAGCGAGTGAGAGGCATTTGGTTCAGTTTACTCTGTCTAATCAGTTTGAGCTTTCACACTTAAAGGAAATGTTCAAAAAGTTCTGTGattatctgctcacccccaTGCCAATGGAAggtcgggtgaagttttgtagtccacacaacatttctggagcctcacaacaaaacagcggTGCAAgattctcctcaacaactgaggtagatggggacttgtttcaaaagttttacaaacaacaggaaagaaaaaaatcaaaagtctCCAAAGAGCTCGTCTGTCACACTGgaagtctccagaagccctaGGAGCccaaatttgaatttgaaaagtCTATTTTTACACCCTTGTCTCTAGGGTCTTGCgtgtgcacccacttcagacaaCTAATATTTTAAACTTCACCAAGTGCagatttttagatttaaaaaaaggattttgcAATTTcatagctttttgttttgttttgttttacttttaaaaggagtccccatctacttccattgttcaggagaatgctgtgaaaccgttttgctgtgaaacttcagaaatgttttgtggatgacTGACATTCCACTGGCGTAGAGCGAGTAAATCATGAGTGAaaattcatttttgagtgaactcaAACTCACTCTTTTCAGCCTGGTATACTTCATGTCCTGTCACCAATCTCTTTCTGTAGCTCTTGCTTTAAGCGTTACTCTCTGACATACTAACCTTTCAATACAGTCAACATGGAGTCACTATGATCATGACATTGGGGCCTTAATAAACTGGGCATTGGCAGAAAGAGCTTCATTTCGGTCTGGCTGTCTGATTCTTTTCGACGCTGTCTCAGAGAGCAGAATAGCCAGAAAGCGCAACAGGCCTGCTCCGTGAGACAGACCGCCTGCTCCGTGAGGCAGACCGCCTGCTCCGTGAGGCAGACAGCCTGCTCCGTGAGGCAGACCGCCTGCTCCGTGAGACAGACCGCCTGCCCGCAGTCCGTTTCAGCTGTGTTGACCACAAAAACAGCGTCTCTGTGTGACAAACTCACCTGCCTCCTTTCCACGTCTTGTACTGGGCCACCACGCAAGGGGTGTTCTTCAGGGCCGGATTGAGCCTCTGCTCCACCTGCACGTAAAAACAGTCCATGTCCACCAGCGCCACCACTCTCTCCTTTCCATACTCCATCACCGAGCAGGAGAGTCGGTCAGTGCGGACCACATATACGCCAATTACCCGGTGGAGCTGTCAACTCAACCTCGACGACTTGTCCCTGGCGCTTTGTATTTCGCGCAGTCATCTGGCGTTACATAAATACGTCATCAAAAAGCGACGAGGACGTCATCGGCATACGtcggacattttttttttcccctacctttatttatgtaatttattcCAAATGCATATTGTAAATTACACATTTACTGACCGAGAATATGAGGAGATACACATTGCATTTGCTTGAGGGTGAATAGATAATAACTTTATTGTCAACCGAGAAGCCAGGAATCAGcatatttttttatgataaatgcattattatttaGTTGGACTGGAACAAGGTTAAGGCAGTCCTGGATGCTATGCTGTACGCAATGAAGGATAAGGAAGAATTTATTGGACTGGATAAGTTTTACACTCACGCAACCACTTATCTGATAGGCTTAGCACCTAATATTTCAAACTCAGCGGTTACTTTGTCCTCATCTTCTAAAAAGTGGTTTGAGTTTTACattgcttttatttgatttatttgtttgggACCATGTTtcttataaaataataataataataacaataataataataataataataataaatgtactgaagaTCCTGAACTAATCCTCGAATTCCACACAAAAGAGAAGAACATTCCAGCGTTTCTGATGTAAGGGACAATGTACAGTACTGTAAAAACGATGCACAAGAGTAaactcaaaactttttttttgtacaaggTCTCAAATATTAGTGCAACAGAAGCTGACAGTGTGACGGTCTTTATATGATAGGTCAATGTTTAACTAACGTGCATGTGAAGAAAGTAAATGAAACTCAATAACATGAAATGAACAGTTGATAATGTGGCCAAATAGGGAATGCATTGTTCCAAAGCCAGACATGACCAGTCAGTTTACTGCCAGACCCAGCAAAGGGTGTTCAAAATGAGGAAGCCAGCCAGTATATAGTACCAGCTGTAGTACAGGGAAGTGCTCATTTAATGTCAGCACTGATGCAGGCATGACTTTTCTATATATTCCTCACCTAATACTTGCTGGACTTGTGGGTAAGTCAGCTAAGCCTTAATCAGAAAACTATGCATACATGATAGTCAGACTTACAACTGACAGAATATCAATAGCACTGTATGAAACCAGCCATCAGTATTAATTATtcctaatgtaatgtaatagaTTTGTAATATATTTATGTGATTGAATAACCTGTAACTGATAGTGATATATACAATGCATCTGAAGGCACCGCTATGAATTGaatgtctgctgttgttttgtcaggAATTCACTGTGACATTATTACAGTGAGTAAAGTGTCAGTCAAGGCCAGAGGCTCCATCTCTATCCCCTGTCTCTATGAGCCACGCTACAGAGACCGTGTGAAATACTTGTGTGTAGGAAAGCACTGGCCCTCATGCAAAAAGGTAGTTAAGACAAACAAGCCACATGATTTAGGTAAGTTTTTAATTTTCGATGACAAAACAcgaaacattttcacagtgacTGTTAAGGATCTGACAGAGATGAACACTGGTTACTGGTGTGCTGTGGAATTGAAACTGAAAGCTGATATCAGAACACGTTTTCAGCTGTCGGTCACCACAGGTAAATCCACtaaacagtttaaacacatttgaaatccATGTTAGATTTCCCTTAAATGTCTTAATTTGTGTGGTGCTTTTTTCTCCGTCAAGGTGAGCGAGTTCTGTATGTGGACAGGCAGGAAGTTGAGGCATTTGAAGACGGAAGTGTTACTGTCATCTGTCGCTATAATGAAGATCCAAAAGTAACAGGGTGGTGCAGGCTGGGTAACCCCAGCTGTGTGACGGATCAGACTGGAGCAATTGATGGAACAACAGTGACCATCGATGCAGGTGTCCCAAAAGTTTTCAATGTGACCATGAGTGAGctgaggacagagagcagcGGCTGGTATTGGTGCACCAATGGAGACTTTCAGGTCCCAGTGAAAGTAATTGTTGATGAGTCAACCTCAACTACTGCAACAGCATCTACAATGATCCCCAGGACAGCAAGTGAGATACAAAACATTTACTAATAAATTAGCAACCTATTGTAAAAATGAAGTCGATAAGTGCAGCATATGATATGTTCatgtcaaatttaaaatacCTTGATATAATCTGTATAATGGATTAATGTGACTGTTGACATGTATTTACTCAAAATGTACAGGTTCACTTCCAGCCACTATCCAGCATTCCTCCCTGCTTACCAGTGCAGAGCCACATACAGCTCAGGCCACAACCTCCACCGTAAATGGCTCAGGTGAAGAGACTCTGCAAGATGAACACAGGAGGTGCgtactattttattttgattcaatTTGTCATTGGGCTCGTATGTGATTTAAACTTTACTGTGAATATTGTTCTCTCTAaaccctctgtgtctctttatTCAGCACAACTGATGAGATGTATCATTTGCAACATTTCTAACACTAATGCACATATTTGACAACGGaagttcagtttttaaaatgttttaaatcagtcagaTTGTTTTGTTGCGTTAATGCACACAGTTCTCTCTCAGTCAAACTCtacattaaatgtgtctgtataTCAGTAAGTTTTTGTCTTATAGATTAAACTAATGAAAGGAGAATGCATGCACAAGCCAGTTTTCGATCAAATGCTTATTTGTCTTCTAGTTCCACTCTAATGACGATTCTCATCCACACCTTCATCGTACTACTGTTGCTTGTTCCTGCTGCCGTACTGGGATGGTATATGATAAGACGTGGTAAGTCTTTAGAAAATTCTGCtttaacaaatgtattcatgagTGAAATATGTGTGTATTATGTTTAAATATCTAACGTGTGTTTTAGGTAAGACCAAACCTGAGGGCTCTGACATGACTGTGGTGAGATATAGCAATGTATTCTGCAATGTAATctatttttttatcatgtttggTTAACAATATAAGACTCATGTCATCACTGGCATCTTTGTTTGatcaataacaaaacattttaaaaggtgtCCGTATTTAGACTGATCACACAGCGTGTAAAGTGAACAGCATTTTTTCCAAAGCAAGCTTGTCTGTATGTAGCCATGAGAGGTGATTCCCAGTGCAGTATAAGACAGTGAGCATGTAAACAGCTGGAGACAATCCAGAACCCACTGTTTTCACTTGAATACATGTCAAAAAGCCTAGTCAAGTTTTCACATTCTGTATAGTGTTTAACACTGAGTCACAACTTTTTCTAAATAGGGCCTGTAAGTAGGTGAGCATTCATTTAAGCTGGTTTGGAAGGGTTGAATGGCAGTCCTGCCAGTGAAAGTCCAGCTGTATTCAAATGGTTGTGATGTTAGAcaagcaaaacatttaacataatGTAATACATAATGAGATTAATGTCAAATTTCCAATTCACTCATAGGACTCTCAAACTGGGGGTGATCCTGATGTTTACTACTCAACCATTGGTCATAATCAACATGTGGCAGCCCAGAAGAAGGTAAACCACACAAGAACTAGATATTGTGAAAGAGAGACAgtttctgaaaacacatttgaccaaatgtgtctttgtttgtcctcATTCCAGCAGCACCAGACACCTGAGGACACTGTGATATACAGTACCACTGTCATGAGGGATAGTGTGCAACAAATGGTATGTGATTAATCTGAACTCAGATCAGCATCTCAATCATCAGATCACAAGTCAATTAAATTGTTGTCAGCCCATAATGATTCAGcattcttctctctgttcttgttttctctcatcaGACTGAACCAGCAGATGGTAGTGTGATATACAGCAACCTACAGTAGctccaaagtaaaaaaaaaaaaaaactgactgaactCATTCTGATGTGCAACTTCATGCACAGTGTCTTTCTGTCATTCTGAATAAATCAATGTATCCTGCAGTCTGCACCAGAGATGTGCTATCTTGGAGACTCCCTGTGTTATTTTGTAcaaatctgcacacacacaggttatcTAATGTTggaataaaatgatgaaaatccTCTTCTATTCCCCCCAAATCACATGCTGAAAAGTCAAGAATTAAGGTGTTAAGGAGTGGCACTATGGTGCTAAGTTGAGACAGTTAAAACTGATGGGAGGAAGTTGTCAGTGTGTATGCATTGCATGCAGTGTACATTGATAGTGTCCAAtggtacaaaaaaaagacagggaaGTGGCTTTGCTGCCTCTTTTCCAACCACAGAGATGACATATAGC
Encoded proteins:
- the polh gene encoding DNA polymerase eta, coding for MEYGKERVVALVDMDCFYVQVEQRLNPALKNTPCVVAQYKTWKGGSIIAVSYEARAHGVTRNMWVDDAKAKCSDLQVARVRESHGKADLTHYREASVEVIEVMSRFAVIERASIDEAYMDLTAAVQQRLKSVADKQIDPRLLRTTYVQGYPQSSPEQDPAQDAALDKEEQRSRGLQQWLESLPDSLLGEQSSAELQLTMGALIVEEMRAAVEKHTGFRCSAGISHNKVLAKLACGLNKPNRQTILPLDSVTELFNSLPIGKIRNLGGKMGASITETLGVQNMGDLTRFSQAQLGQHFGEKTGQWLYDLCRGIEFEAVKPRQLPKSIGCSKNFPGKTSLATKEQVQYWLHQLALELEERLTKDREANGRVAKLLTVGVRQLGDKRPSSFSRCCALVRYEATKLSSDSFAIIKSLNTAGNQQAAWTPPLTLLHLSASKFSDAPSAGGITGFLSSDVTSTQSVSSTTQSPTQPPTELKKDSTCKQPGTIQSFFQKAAEKQRQRCTKDEEDDGAGSTGSLLSFSSAADTQLETDTNYPESSLPVISHSKNASASPHSGISSFFHKKSLERSLEASVSTSNKPGPLNEEDSEDTVAAVSEPTSHQSLYEKSENEPDTDPDRNHHPPSVAREDLLNCERCGQEVAVWDMPEHNDYHFAQDLQKSLSSSTGSANISASSSTMSSSSLTPLRVGADGTAQSSRGKTKPRGQSGPQSKRPRSQGGNTGTLDSFFKRR